The stretch of DNA ATGCGCTCCTCTCGCGGCCAGCTACGAGGCGGGAGTGGGCGGGGGCTTTCAAGGCAAGACACCTTTGACTCAGAGACCCAGGGCAGCAGGGACTCGGCCTACACTGAGGCCGGCGACTCTTGCATGGACATTGAGACCGACCCTTACGAAGAGCCGGAGCCGTACCGAGGGGGCGGCAGCCGCCTCCACCTGGCGCAGCATCATGGCAGACAGGCTTCCTGGGAAGATGAAGGCGCAGAGCCAGACCAGGAGAACCTGAACCACCCCCCGATGCCGAGTCAGCCGCAGCCGCACGGACGCGCCAAGCTGAGGGAGCGTTACTGCCAGGACCCCGTGGACACGGGGGCCAACAAGAGCCGCAACAAGAACCAGGACGACTGGGGGAGGGACGTCTACATCCGCTGAACATGAGGCGAAGAGGCGATTGGACAGTCCCGAGGAaatggggggaggaagggagggaggggagaggtgcGTGTGACAGTCAGGCTAACAACTATGTTTACACCAGAGTACAATGTAAAGTAACACACCAACTGCCAGTTGCCATTCTCATCAACTTCCAACTGAATTTACTTCTGTTTAGGAAAAAGTaatatttgtctttcttttttgtttcctaCGTTGATACTGCATGAGAATCATGGGACTAACTTCATGAGGACAATAATTGTGACTGTGATTGTGACCTGTGCGACTCAGCCCAATGTAGAATGTGACGGCTGCTAGAAGCGTTTCCTGTCGTGTGTCCTCCGGAGTCTTAAACAGGGTCTATTGTCACCAGAGTCTCCGTGTGCATTGTCAGGGTCTTGCCTCCGCTTTCCTTTCACCCAGACCTTAAAAACAAAGGCGGAGAAGTTGCCATACTTTTATCAATGTTGCTACAGTCCCATCAGCTGTATAAACACTCCAAAGAATGTTTTTTCTGACTTGGTTCAGCCACATATGATAGAGGCCCATTTCCTCGTGGGTGCTGGGTGGGGGGCTGTTTTCATTcattgttttctcctctttggaACTACCAAGGACGCGTCCTGCCTTAGCCACCTTAAAAACGCCCTTACTTCAACAAAACTCCAATCACAAGTGCCGGAATGTCTCACCAAGCCATTCCCGCCACTTCCCTGGTGGGATGTCTTAACTCCAACACCACCTTCATGTCTTCATGTCTCAGTGGCTCTTCCTCGCTGTTGCTCAGGCATGtggctcatctcctcctctttgcacGAGCTTCGTCACCCGTTCTTCAGGGTCCTGTAAAATCTTTCTGTGCGTGACAGATAACTTCCACCCCACAGCTATCTTATCTGGTATTAAACCCACTCTTTAACTCTTGATTTGTGACTGAATTAGTGTTGCTTTTACTTCTCctacaaaactttttttttaatttaaatttttaGCAAAGTAGTAAGAACAGTCCCAGAAGGGGTTCTGCGTGGGGGTTGGGTACGATCAGCTTTGGTCTTCGCTCATTTATTTAAACTAGAGAAATCATGAATGTCTTCGGTGGGCTGCTTTGACCCGGATAAATAAGTATTGAATAATGAACAGTAAATGATGTTATTGTTGCGTTATCGCAATTATTAAGAATACAAAATAACATGTATCATTGGTGCCTGATTGTAGCTACATTTTGCTTTTTCtgcctttcatttttaatctgtgGATAAATTcgtattttaattaaaaatctgaaaaatgcagctgGTCATTTGTatcacagcttttaaaatgtggtGTTTTTCACCTTTCTTTCCGTTCAATTCTCTTATTCTTAATAGGGTGTGgcaaaaagatgaaaatgttgtgttttcatgttGTGACGTTAGTTTATTTAAAGAACAATTAAGTccaaatttttttaaaaagttttaataGTCCTCCATTGTAATGTAACATCAAATTACTGTCTGTAAAAGCAGCTTAATATGGTTAATTATTTTGTGTACTTCTGTATGTTTACAGAAAGCTCTTAGCGCAAGTTTTTGCACCAGCAAACTGTTCTGGCTGAAGGCAAATCCACTTGGTTTTAGGTTAAAACCATTGGTTGGTTTTAAAACCTGATTGCTTTTAatcaggatttttttcttttgtcttaaaAGTATTGTTAATGAAGTGACAGCAATAACTCAGTCTAACACATCATTGTTATTCTTGCAGTCTTACATTATTCCGAATTGAAATACTTTTATTTGTGGCTTGAACTCAAACTAATGTTACAGGTAGCGACAGAATAGTTCATAACGCGTGTATCTAGACTGAAACCGGTTGTGCGAGGGGAACTGGTAAGAATTGGAAATATCTGGAAGTTGTGCTGTTGACGGGAATTACAGGGGAATTCTTGACACTTGCTTTCTGCTTTCGTTATTGAATATCACGTGACCGAGAAAGAAAACGctttttacttcctgtttccgtaTATGAGGACGTCTGCGACGTTTGTTGAGTCATCGGAAAAGCGTAGAGGATGTGACGGTACGGAACATGCGAAGGTACGGAACGTGTGGCCTTTACGGACTTCTCCATAAAATCAGACATCAGACGAGTCATGCTTTGAGCCACGTTTTCTCGTCAAAAAAAGGATAAGGCTTCAAAGCAATTTTTTTCCTCTAAGTGAGGGCATTGTCattaatttattgtttattattgtttgaTCTGTGTCTTGTTGGTTTCCTCTTTAGAGGTCTACTCCGATATTGTTGAACTCACTGGgagcttttaaaatgattccCATCTCGGTTTATTTCAGGCTTTATTATGGTACAATGCATCGATGTGCTTCGCGGTGACACTAGATGTATACAAATGACTTAATCAACCTTACTTTCTCCCTATACAATATCAACAAAGTGAAAGTGATCGAGGTAAACAGGTGGAAAACACCACAGCATCGTGAAAAAAACAATTGAAAATATACTACACACATACATCTTAAAGTCATTTTCAGTTTCTATATGCTCATTTTGTTTTACGGTAGTAGACTCTTAGTTATCTCtgagccaataacaataacaatggAATGCTTTTAGTCTTCCTACAGCTTTAAACGCACCATAACTGTACTTTCAATACACGCTTGACGGAAAAAACCCcggaagccccgcccactgacgTGACGCGCAGGCAGAAAGTGAtatgagcagcagaaacatttGAACTGACAGAAACTGAAGTTCACCTCCAGCGGGAGACTCATAtacacactccctcacacactcacgcaaaATATGGGATTTCTTCTGACCAAGATGTTGGCTGTGTTCGGAGACAGAGGTAAGACTGATTAATTCTACAATTTTTAGTTATTCATGTTAGTGTAAAGTTTTGAGTGAATACAATTCACATGttacaaaaaataaacacaacaacaataacaacaatgatatAAAGAACAAGTATAGGAATAAGAATAAGCCCACACAGATAAACTTAAAAGCTTAATGTAACAACCATAAACCCAACATTATGTGCTGTGATGTAACTCTCCGTCTGTCTTATCTCTGCATTCTTTTGACCTATAATGTAATTCCTGATTGCTGGAATGATTACACCTGCTAATCTGAAGCCTTTGTGGTTTTCACTTTCCTTCAGAACACAAAGTCGTCATTGTGGGTTTGGACAATGCTGGAAAGACAACCATCCTGTATCAGTTGTAAGTTGACCTCTGAAGTTGTGAGAGTCCGGTTTAGTGCCGCTCGATGCCCTAATGTTTTGTTCCCGCGCTGACAGCCTGACGAAAGAAGCCGTCCACACGTCGCCCACCATCGGAAGCAACGTCGAGCAGATCACCGTGCGCAAGACGCACTTTTTAGTTTGGGATATCGGCGGGCAGGAGAGCCTTCGAGCCAGCTGGTACTCATACTACTGCAACACAGAGGTGCGGAAAGacgcttttttttaatgccactCGCGTGCTTCGTGTCCACAAATGAACCCACTCGATGTTGATAATGATCGAAGCTGTCGCCGAGGCGCTGACCGATCTCCATCTTTCAGATTGTCATCCTGGTGGTGGACAGCACCGACCGCGAACGCCTCAGTCtgaccaaagaggagctccatcGGATGCTCTCACACGAGGTAGGAACAAATCATCTGGTCGCTCTGGTTTACGATCCAGACTTCGCCCCTTCGCTGCCAATCACATCTTTATCTCAGACAAGACGTCAAATGGCTCCGTTTGAATGATTGAACTTGCCACATCTACTCTCGAGGACAAAGATTTTTTATGTCGCATGCGCAGAAAAAATACAAAGTCGACATGCAAGGATACATGGAGAAGTGAGGACGCAGCAGAAAACTGGCCTTAAACAACTTTTAGTTAGTTGTCATGCGAAAGTTAAAGTTCACCAGTTCCATTCTGGAATGGAAAAAGGTGACAATTTCCTATATAATTATGACTTTATTTGTATTTCATGTGTCCAAATATCGTCAAGTTTACACATAAATCTGGGGGACTTTTTCCACAATGACGCGGGACGATCATATGATGCGCACCCGTGATGGAACCAGGAAGTTCCACTTCAGATTCAGTCAgcacatatttaaataaacttCTGTTTGGGAGATTTcttggtgtgtgttgtgcatgAACTGTGCAGAAAGCCTCACGGATGTCTTCTCTGATTCTATTTTAGGACCTTCAGAAGGCGGCCATTCTTGTTCTGGCCAACAAACAGGATATGAAAGGTTCCATGACGGCGGCGGAGATCTCCCAGTCTCTCACACTCGACACCATCACGTCACACTCGTGGCACGTCCAGGCATGCTGCGCACTCACGGGCGAAGGGTGCGTTGAACACAtacctcacacactctctctgccTGAAATCACCAGTACGTACACCGCTGACATAGcctttttcttctgtctccCACCAGTTTGCCTGCCAGTCTGGACTGGATGAAGTCCCGGGTTGTCGCAAATTAGGgctcagctgcagcaacacagaCTTTCCTCCGAACTAAAACCGCCTCAAGTCTTGCTGTTGGGATACCGACAGGGTTTGGGGTCTAATCCTGTGAACTCACTCAGATGCTGAACCGCATGGAACATTTTGATGATCTCAAAGTTTGGACACACAAAAGTATTACTATCTTAAGGACAAAAGCTTTATTCTTTCATTGTATTGTGCTGAGATAGCGCTGTGGTTAGTCACCTCGGCAGTTATATAGCATTCCTTCCTTTGAACATGTCTCGATACTCAGCCGCGATGAGCAAACCACCTCTCGCTGTGGAAATCATGTCACACTGCTTCGATCACAGAAGGTTGTTTCTTTTCTGGCTTTGATTCAAATCAGAATCCCATTTTGACCTTTGGCTTCAGTGTTTGCGACACTGAGTTCATGAGATGTTTAATGTCTAATGTCACTGACGTTTACAATCGAAAAGATTGTAGCCCCGTGAGTGTTGGAAATCCAATCTGCTGCTCAAGACGGAGCACATTTGCTCtattaatttatatttttgtcCAAAACCTAAAGCTTGTAAATAATTTACCACAGTATAAAGGGAGCAACGCTCTGAATGGTGCAATTagtatttaatgtaaataatgtactgtttatttttttgaataaaTATTCTTATTTCACATATGAACTGTGCTGCTTGTCCTGTTGCTCAGCAACAAGTAGTGTTCTTTCTGTGAAGTGTCCAATGCTGCTGGGTTCAAACCGGGATGCATCATAAAGATTATAGTTTTGCTGCGGGACTGATAATTAACAGTAACCCAGTTACCCTTGACAAAATCACCAATAAGCACCCTGTGCACCTTATTGATTATTTTGATGCTTTTGGGAGGAAAAGGACACCAAGGGGGCATCCGGATTTGAACCGGAGACCTCTTGATCTGCAGTCAAATGCTCTACCACTGAGCTATACCCCCATGCTGCCGTCGTGCTCTTTTGTTTATGTTTTGGATGTATATGCATTAGCTTCTTAAATGTAGATGTATACAGACATTGTAGAGAAATACGACAACATCAATAATTACACTTAAGTTATTACTCGCAGTATGTTAATCTCGAAACAGTGACGTCCGCAGGTTTTGACGGCACGATGGCGCCCCCTATTGGCAGAATTAGGTGTTTCATTAGCCAGTCCGTTcaggttgattttattttttcattttttcattttttcatttcCGTATGTGTAACAACCAAACGCTACTAAACCCTATTAACTTacagataaataaaagataTCAAGCAAAGAGAAATTCACCGAGACAAGTTATGAACAACGAGGTCTAGTTTTCAGTGTGTCAGACTTATTTCACATGCAACAACTAGCAAAATATAGGCAACAAGGATTTCACAATTCATTTTCAGCGATATGACATTAAATTTACCATTTGCATAACACAGTAAATGCTGAGTCATGAAGTCTTGGTTGAGATGTACAAATGTAAAAATGGgactttttcatttgtttctttgatttAACGGCCGACACGAGTGTTTATAGAATCTGCGGATTTAAGAGCAAAATACTCGTCTAAAGAGGTATAATGTGATGGATGACTCCTCCCGCTCTTGAGTCAGTGAAGGTTAAATGTTCCAGCTGTGTTCATGACCTGCCTTCGTGTTTATGTGCTCATGTGATGTTCTGGTTTTTGTCATCCTTGTATGCATTTCCACATTCCATTACCTGACATTCTCCTTATCTCCCACATTGCATCAAGGCTGCAGTGGGCAGTGTAATAACAAACATCCCGCATCATGGTAAGGTGAAGTACGACAAAAGCCCCACATTACTCTTCTGTGACTCTCTAGTTGGACAACTCTTTGGTGGATTGAACACTCATTTCTCCACCATGAGCTGCTTCTAATGGTGTCTTGCAGAATTTGGCAGTACATGCAACCAGCCTCACAACTGCAGACCATGTGTAACCGCACCCGCCCAGCACCTCCACAGAAACCGTCCCGGAGAAGCTCGTCCCTCTTGACTGCAGCTCGTTGTTGTAACCGGCCCAGAGTGGGCAAAAGGTCAATGGCGTCTGGCCCTTTGAAGAGGGGTTGTCTTCACATATGAATCCTGGTTTTCAGAGGGCAGCGTGAGGAGGCCCACTGCTGTGCCCTTCCTCCACGGCCACCAACTCATGCTTCATGCACGATCATGCACAACCCCTTTATTGCCAGGAGCACAAAAGTTCTAGCATGGCCAGCAGACTCCCCGGACATGTCAGCCATTGAGCTCTGGATTGGCGTCTAGGACAGCGTGTTCCCGTTCCTGCAATGATCGTCCTCTCTGATCAGCATCTTGATACGCCACATGTGCGCACCGGATGGAGACGTGCTCACTAACACAGATTTAGACGGATcttccttttgtctgttttgcaAACATAAGCACCGGAGCCCAAAAGTTTCCAGTTGGAGCGGAGACAGAAGGTTTCGACACGTGTGACACAAC from Takifugu flavidus isolate HTHZ2018 chromosome 18, ASM371156v2, whole genome shotgun sequence encodes:
- the arl5c gene encoding putative ADP-ribosylation factor-like protein 5C — its product is MGFLLTKMLAVFGDREHKVVIVGLDNAGKTTILYQFLTKEAVHTSPTIGSNVEQITVRKTHFLVWDIGGQESLRASWYSYYCNTEIVILVVDSTDRERLSLTKEELHRMLSHEDLQKAAILVLANKQDMKGSMTAAEISQSLTLDTITSHSWHVQACCALTGEGLPASLDWMKSRVVAN